The window GAAGATAACAACCAGAAAAAAGAACCGAGATGCAATTAATTGACGGAAAGGCCGTAGCGGCCCAGATCAAAAAGGAGATTGCCGAAGAGGTGGCACTGATTAAGGCAAAGGGTGGAAAAACACCCCATTTGGCAGCGGTGCTGGTCGGCCACGATGGTGGTAGTGAAACTTACGTGGCCAACAAAGTGCGGGCCTGCGAGGAGGTGGGATTCCGATCAACCCTGATCCGGTATGAGTCGGATGTCACCGAAGAAGAGCTCTTAGCCTGTGTAGATCGGCTCAACAACGATGATGACGTGGATGGATTTATTGTCCAGCTACCTTTACCGGGACACATTTCCGAAGAGAAGGTCACCGAAGCGATCGATTACCGGAAGGATGTGGACGGATTTCATCCGGTGAATGTAGGACGCATGGCCATCGGACTTCCCTGCTTCCTATCGGCCACCCCGTCGGGCATCATGGAGCTTCTTAAGCGGTACGAAATCGAAACCCGAGGCAAGCAGTGTGTCATCTTGGGCAGAAGCAACATCGTTGGTAAGCCTGCTGCATTGTTGATGATGCAGAAAGGATATCCCGGCGACTGTACGGTCACTGTTTGTCACAGCCGGACGAAAAACATCAAGGAGATTTGTCGTCAGGCAGATATCATCGTTGCCGCATTGGGTGTCCCGGAGTTTCTAAAAGCCGACATGGTAAAGGAGGGGGCTGTGGTTATCGATGTTGGAACTACGCGTGTACCAAGTGACAAGACCAAATCTGGATTCAAGCTTACGGGTGACGTTGCTTTTGATGAAGTAGCCCCCAAATGTAGCTACATCACTCCGGTTCCCGGGGGGGTGGGTCCAATGACCATCGTGTCGCTGTTGAAAAATACCCTGCTTGCCGGAAAAAAAAACGATCTCGTGACAAAAAAGACCTGAAATTGGCTTCTGGCCGTCAATTCATCAACATATTTTCACATTTGAGTCAACCTCTTCATTTTGAAGGGTGTTAACTTTTTCCTCATTTTTGATAAAAAACGGAAAAAAAATAACAAAAAAGGGACAATTTATTGAATATTTAAATTACATTTGTAAGCCGACTAATAAATTAAAGTATAAAAATCACAGTTTTTTCTAAAGGGTAATTTAATAAATCGGCATTATTCACAGTTGAATAATATTTTGTTGTTAATATATTTTAAGTTTATGTCTGTTACTCGTCCCTTCTGTCTAGGCCTGCTACACGTCCTCCTGCTCGTGCTTATATATTCATGTTCACAGGGTACTGGTTCAAATAAGAGTACGGAAGCTTATCGACATTCACTACAAGACTCCATCAATGAGATTGAACTCTCCTTGGAGCCGATCAAAAACGATTATGTACAGCTCCAGGTGGCGATGAAAGAGAGCCATCTCTCAAACGACTTGATAAGTCAGCTGGTTTTGAACCAAAAGATAGGGGATATACATCTGAAAAGCTTCCGTTTTGACGACGCCATAAAAAACCATGAAGATTATCTAAGGTTATCGGAACAACTTGCCGATTCGCTTCAGATAGTAAAAGCATTGAACCTGTTGGCTTCCAACTACCGCAAGGCCTACCAGCTGGAGCATGCCATTCGCCACTCTTTTCGTGCAAGAAAGATCCTGGACAACCTGCAACAATCGGATAGTATCATCTTCAAGGCAAAAGCTGAAACCCTTAACGGGATTGGATGGATCTACTCCATGCTCGATTTCCCGGACGAAGCACTGAACTCATTTAATCAATCGTATCAATATTTAGAAAAAAATATCAGTGATACGGAACTTCTTGCCGACAATCTGACAGGAATGGGTATCGCATACAGCAACAAGGAACGGTACGACTCGGCCAGGGTTTACTTCAACAAATCCTCAAATTTTCACATCGCAACAAATTCCCGTTCCGGCCTTGGCTTGATCTTCCTTTCATTTGGCAAACTGAGTACAAAACAGGGCAATTACCGCGAAGCGCTCATTTTCCTGAACAATGCCTACAATACGTTAAAAGAGACAAACGACTGGATCAAACAGATGGAGGTCTGTTTTGCCTCTGGCGAGGCATATAAGAAGCTCGCACAATATGCAGATGCCGAGAAATTTCTGTTGGAGGGGCTGGAGATTGCCAAAGAGATGAATCTCCCCTTTTATCTGAAAACAGCATATTCCGAACTGACCGATATCTACTATCTGCAAAATAAGCCAACAGTAGCCCAGCAGCACCATATTGCTTCACTCCAATATGAGGGGCTGATCAAACGGGAAAAGATGCAAAACGCTCTATTCAACGCATTTACCGATTACCAGAGGACCGAAAGCGAGAGACTGATCGCAGGAGTGGAGACAATATATGTTACCAAAAACATCCAGCATAAGTTTCTCATTTTCTCCTGCTTTCTGATAATTGTTCTCTTAATTGCCATTTTCCTCATCTACAACCAGTATATAACAAACAAGAAACAGAATGAAAAATCGCTGGTAGAGATAACTAAACTGAAATCCGATTTTTACACAAACATTACCCACGAGTTTAAAACGCCGATCAGCATCATTATTGGCCTGGCAGAGAAACTGAAAAAAACGATCGGGGAGAGTAAGTCGGCACATAACCTGATCGACCTGGATATTATTGGCAGGCAATCAGAAAACCTGCTGTTCCTTGTCAATGAAATACTTACCGTCTCCAAGATTCAATCCAGCAACCAGATCCACTGGGTAAACGGCAACATTGTGAGTCATTTGAGATACCTCCATAGCTGTTATCAGGATGTTGCCGAAGCCAAGAAAATCAACTATCTCTTCCATAGCAGTTCCGACGAGATTATCATGGACTACTCCCGCGAACAGATCTGGGTGATTGTCAATAATCTGCTTGCCAACTCCATCAAGCACTGTTCCGCCGGCAACAAGATTCTCCTTATGGTAAGGGAGGATAAAAAACAAAAAAAGTGTATCATCGAAGTTGCCGATAACGGCGAAGGAATTGCAGCCAAAGACCTGCCTCATATCTTCAGGACGTTCTATCAGGGTGATACCGATTTGAGAGAGAAGATAGGAGTAGGAATCGGCCTGGCTTTCACCAAACAGGTTGTTGAGAGCCTGGGTGGAAAAATCCAGGTGCGCAGTGTACCTTTCAATGAAACAGTCTTTACTGTGGAAATCCCTGTAACCAATTATCGTAAGTCCGCGAGCATCACACCTGCAGAGGAGACAGCACCAGTAATGCGACAATCTGCATACGATCCTGTGGAATCGGGAGAAAGTAAAGGAGAGTCTGGCAGACCGTTGCTGCTGATAGTTGAAGATAATCGCGACATGGTCTTTTACCTCACCACCATACTCCGGGATGACTACAACATCATTGTGGCCCACGACGGACAACGGGCGCTGGAAATTGCCGAGGAGAAGGTTCCCGACCTCATCATCTCCGATCTGATGATGCCGGCCATGGATGGCAACAGCTTCTGCTGCCACCTGAAGAAATCGGTTATGACCAGCCATATCCCCATCATTGTACTGACAGCCAAAACATCTACAGAAGAGAGAATCGATCTGATAAAGGCGGGTGTGGATGCATATATCACCAAACCTTTCATCGAGGAGGAGTTAAAGGCTAAAATCAGTCAACTCTTGAAGAGCAGGAAGGATTTGAGGGAGAAGTATGGCCAGGTTGTGTTGGAGAGTCAAAATGTTTCATCCGATATAACAAATGATTCCAACTTCGAATTTTTGCAACGGGTAACCGATATCATATACCGGGAGATGAGGAACATCGAATTTTTCCCGCAAGGATTGGCCTCAGAAATGTGTATAAGTCCTTCCCAGCTCAACCGGAAAATCAAATCGATATCTGGATTGAATGCAACCAATTACATCCTGAAAGTGAGGTTGAACCGTGCAAAAAAACTGTTGACCACCTCCCAGAAACCGATCGGTGAGATCGCGATGGATTGCGGGTTCAACGATTTCGCCTATTTCTCAAGAACCTTCAAGAAGGAGTTTGGAATTACGCCGTCAAAATATCAGCGAATGCCTCATCTACAGGAGTGATTTCAATACAAGATCCAGCAATAAAAATTGAATTTTATTATACTGTACAACAATTACTTATATCACACAAATGCACGCACAGTCATAATTGTTTTCCTCAATGCTGCCGGAATACAAAAAATGTCTCTACAGTTATAACAGAAAGAAAGGATCCGATCTACTTTTGACGACGTAAATGGAAGAGTGATCTTTCTACTTTCTTTCAACTTAATGTTTAATAACGTGAGTTCGGGATAAGAAAATCATAAAAAAAGTTGTGATATAGGGAGATTATTTGTATATTTATAGCTGTTAATCAAACAAATAACAAACATCAACCCTATGATCACAACAGACAAAGTTATTGAAATATTTTGTATTGCCGACGATTTTTGTGCAGAATATGAGAATGAAATCCGGAATCACCAACTTCAAGCAGGTGACATAACGAAAAGGAGAAACAGGAAAACGCAAATGTCTCAGAGCGAGATTATTGCCGTGATGGTCTGCTTCCACTGTGGAACCTTTCATAATTTCAAGAATTATTACCTGTTTTATATTTGCAAGCACATGAAGAGCTATTTTCCAAATGCCGTTTCCTACAACCGTTTTGTCGAGTTGCAACCCAGGGTGATTGTACCTTTCATGCTGTTGCTCAAACTCTTTGGATTTGGTGAATGCACAGGCATTACATATGTGGATAGCACTCCAATCAAAGTATGTCATAACAAGCGTATCCACTCGAATAAAGTATTCAGGGATCTGGCACAAAGAGGGAAAAGTACGATGGGCTGGTTTTTTGGATTCA of the Petrimonas mucosa genome contains:
- the folD gene encoding bifunctional methylenetetrahydrofolate dehydrogenase/methenyltetrahydrofolate cyclohydrolase FolD, translated to MQLIDGKAVAAQIKKEIAEEVALIKAKGGKTPHLAAVLVGHDGGSETYVANKVRACEEVGFRSTLIRYESDVTEEELLACVDRLNNDDDVDGFIVQLPLPGHISEEKVTEAIDYRKDVDGFHPVNVGRMAIGLPCFLSATPSGIMELLKRYEIETRGKQCVILGRSNIVGKPAALLMMQKGYPGDCTVTVCHSRTKNIKEICRQADIIVAALGVPEFLKADMVKEGAVVIDVGTTRVPSDKTKSGFKLTGDVAFDEVAPKCSYITPVPGGVGPMTIVSLLKNTLLAGKKNDLVTKKT
- a CDS encoding hybrid sensor histidine kinase/response regulator transcription factor; translated protein: MEPIKNDYVQLQVAMKESHLSNDLISQLVLNQKIGDIHLKSFRFDDAIKNHEDYLRLSEQLADSLQIVKALNLLASNYRKAYQLEHAIRHSFRARKILDNLQQSDSIIFKAKAETLNGIGWIYSMLDFPDEALNSFNQSYQYLEKNISDTELLADNLTGMGIAYSNKERYDSARVYFNKSSNFHIATNSRSGLGLIFLSFGKLSTKQGNYREALIFLNNAYNTLKETNDWIKQMEVCFASGEAYKKLAQYADAEKFLLEGLEIAKEMNLPFYLKTAYSELTDIYYLQNKPTVAQQHHIASLQYEGLIKREKMQNALFNAFTDYQRTESERLIAGVETIYVTKNIQHKFLIFSCFLIIVLLIAIFLIYNQYITNKKQNEKSLVEITKLKSDFYTNITHEFKTPISIIIGLAEKLKKTIGESKSAHNLIDLDIIGRQSENLLFLVNEILTVSKIQSSNQIHWVNGNIVSHLRYLHSCYQDVAEAKKINYLFHSSSDEIIMDYSREQIWVIVNNLLANSIKHCSAGNKILLMVREDKKQKKCIIEVADNGEGIAAKDLPHIFRTFYQGDTDLREKIGVGIGLAFTKQVVESLGGKIQVRSVPFNETVFTVEIPVTNYRKSASITPAEETAPVMRQSAYDPVESGESKGESGRPLLLIVEDNRDMVFYLTTILRDDYNIIVAHDGQRALEIAEEKVPDLIISDLMMPAMDGNSFCCHLKKSVMTSHIPIIVLTAKTSTEERIDLIKAGVDAYITKPFIEEELKAKISQLLKSRKDLREKYGQVVLESQNVSSDITNDSNFEFLQRVTDIIYREMRNIEFFPQGLASEMCISPSQLNRKIKSISGLNATNYILKVRLNRAKKLLTTSQKPIGEIAMDCGFNDFAYFSRTFKKEFGITPSKYQRMPHLQE
- a CDS encoding IS982 family transposase — its product is MITTDKVIEIFCIADDFCAEYENEIRNHQLQAGDITKRRNRKTQMSQSEIIAVMVCFHCGTFHNFKNYYLFYICKHMKSYFPNAVSYNRFVELQPRVIVPFMLLLKLFGFGECTGITYVDSTPIKVCHNKRIHSNKVFRDLAQRGKSTMGWFFGFKLHLVCNEKGELLNFSLTKGNVDDRNPDVINVLTKDLFGKLYADKGYISTKLFEMLFDQGVHLVTGIRSNMKNSLMSFRDKILLRKRSVIESINDELKNICQIEHSRHRSTHNFIMNIIAALVAYCFFPKKPSIKFEVEKSSQLTIWG